From a single Oreochromis niloticus isolate F11D_XX linkage group LG3, O_niloticus_UMD_NMBU, whole genome shotgun sequence genomic region:
- the LOC112846050 gene encoding GTPase IMAP family member 4-like, which yields MAKVISFILVLSLTLSGRVALCQQKNDKGSPPRPHVRLILVGKTGSGKSASGNTILGDSNAFKEDMSPESVTVGCVKKEVDRDGAKVVVIDTPGLFDTAKTQYDVKRKIEECVEQSVPGPHGFLLVISLKSRFTQEERSSIKWIRDNFGEDAFTYTLVLFTHGDLLKGKSVRDYVKESKELQRVINQCGGRYHTLSNTQRVNQTQVDTLLSKIEDMVEFNGGEHYSNDMYKAAQKKLERDTERKRKEQDQMRKEHEQMIKTREWCRFFGLTSLGLFGAGAYLSSYVLMGIGGALGYSQFNCSVAMFS from the exons ATGGCAAAAGTTATCTCCTTTATACTTGTCTTGTCACTGACACTAAGCGGACGCGTCGCTCTGTGTCAGCAGAAGAATGACAAAG GTTCTCCACCCCGTCCGCACGTCAGATTGATTCTCGTGGGCAAGACCGGGTCTGGCAAGAGCGCGTCTGGTAACACTATACTCGGCGATAGCAACGCTTTCAAGGAGGACATGTCACCCGAGTCCGTCACCGTTGGCTGTGTGAAGAAGGAGGTGGACAGAGACGGCGCCAAAGTCGTTGTGATCGACACTCCGGGGTTGTTCGACACAGCCAAAACACAATACGATGTGAAAAGAAAGATCGAGGAGTGTGTCGAACAGTCGGTACCCGGACCGCACGGATTCCTTTTGGTAATCAGCCTAAAGTCTAGGTTCACACAAGAGGAGCGGAGCAGCATAAAGTGGATTCGAGACAACTTCGGAGAAGACGCTTTCACGTACACCTTGGTCTTGTTTACACACGGTGACTTGCTAAAGGGTAAATCGGTGAGAGACTACGTGAAGGAAAGCAAAGAGCTACAAAGAGTGATAAACCAGTGTGGCGGAAGGTACCACACGCTGAGCAACACTCAGAGAGTAAACCAAACCCAAGTGGATACTCTGTTGAGTAAAATAGAGGACATGGTAGAATTCAACGGAGGTGAGCACTACAGCAACGATATGTACAAGGCAGCTCAGAAGAAACTCGAAAGAGACACGGAGCGTAAGAGGAAAGAGCAAGACCAAATGCGAAAAGAGCACGAACAGATGATTAAGACAAGGGAATGGTGTAGATTCTTCGGTCTTACTTCTCTGGGATTATTTGGAGCAGGGGCATACTTGTCCTCTTACGTGCTAATGGGGATCGGTGGGGCGCTTGGGTATTCTCAGTTTAATTGTTCTGTGGCCATGTTCAGTTAG